GTTCTGTGGATCGCTATTATCAATAGAAGTTAAGCTACAGCCTTTCAGATTCAAATCGAAATTTTTATATTTTGAATCACCATCATTTAATTGGCTTAATGATAGTTGTCCAAAATCAACAACTGTTGCAGTACCACCTTGACCAGCATCTAAGTTACAAGGTGTATCGCGAACTTCACCTTTAAAAGTAACAGTACCAACGTTAGTATCTGCAAGTGAAGCAAATGAAGTTGTTAGCATTGCAGCTGCCAATACAGACATATATTTATTCAATTTCATACTATATTCCTAATCTCTTAATTAATGTTTTAATGTTTATGTGAATAAAATTAACATTATTTTATTACCTAACACAGATAACTATATCTGTATAAGAAAGAGTTTTAATGATATAAATTTCTTTCTTATACAGGAATAAGTTAAATGTATAGTTGCATCTTTTCGTTGTATTTAGTGGAAGTTTTTTTTAATAATTAAATCTATATCATAACAATACTATTAGTTTCGTTAAAAAATGATGAGTATGAAGCAAAATCTGAGAACTGAACATCCATCATCGATAAGATAAATATAAAATATGATAGTGAAATTTCATTTGAGCCTCTTTCATATCGTGATATTTGTTGTTGGCTTACACCGACTAACTTACCTAATTGAGCTCCTGTTAATCCATTTTCAACTCTAACTTTTCTTATAAATCCACCGATTTCTAAATTTAAATTTTTTATAAAAAAGTCCTTGTTTGAATTAACCATAATAACACGCCTCATTAATTAATTTATTCTAATCAAGATAGCTAATTTATATTTCTTACTCATTTAAAGTGAGTTCAATCTAACGCTTATTTTTACTCATTTAAAGATGTTTATATCGATCGATTAGCTATGTTTGATAGTTATTATCTATCAACATTGGTTTATTGATCGATATTATGGATTAACATGGGGTTTTAACTACTATCTAAAAAATATAACACCATGATTATACATTGATTTTTGAAATGCTGATGATATGTCGTTGCTTTTTATTATAATAGAAAATTATTAGCTTTAATTATAATGTTAGTTTCAAATAAAAACATACTGTTACATATTGATGTAATTTAATGTATTTTGTTTCTTGATGATGTTACCACTCTTAAAAGTGATGACAATATGAAACTATAACCAGAATCTGATTTTAATTATAAGATTAAATGTAGATAGGGTGGTTTTAATCATGAGCTATGAATTAAAGAGATTACTATGTGTAGTAATGGGAACTAATGTATAAGAAATGGAAGGGGATAATAATGATTTCGCCTTGTTTGGCACTAACCGCCTATTATATCAATGTGTTCGAACCTCATTGTAATAGTTAATAAATAGTTAGACGACACAAATTATATGTGAGTTATTCGATAAGCTTTTCTAAGGTACATAGCCATTTATTTTTCAGTTAATAGTATTGATGATATTAAATTAAATAAAGTGTTGTAGGAGATAGCTGTAATGATGGGTGTTTTTTGAACGTTATCAGTAGGAATTAATATTACTATTCTTTATTTAGAATATTAATTTAGAGGCACTCGCGATATTGGTATGTATTGATGGTTAATTATATTATTTTTTATCTATACTCGTCATACTTCAAGTTGTAGCGTTGTGACTACGTTCACTCACACCAGTCACATCGTTTTCTATGCGCCTAGCGTTTCGTTCACTTGTCGCCCAGCTGCGCCTCGAATTATTTAGAGTATATGTGTGTCGGGGTGTTGTTGGTTATAACTATTTTTCAACGTATTCACCAAAGCTTGGGCTGCACTTGAAAATTGATTATGGGCGGAATATAACAATCCTACACGGCGTTCAACGACAGGCTGGCTCAACTCAAGACAAACAGCGCCTAGTGCGCTCATTTGTGTACGGCATAGTGCCGGTACTGCGCTAACCCCTAGGCCATTCGCAACAAGTTTCCCAACTGTAACTAATTGATGACTTTCGAATGAAACGCGTAATGGTAGACCATGTTGTTTGAGTTCTTCTTCTATCATTAAACGTACTGAAGATGGCGACTGTAAAGTAATAAATTCTAGATTGAGTAATTCACGCCATGAAACATGATCACGATTTGCCAAGTGACAATCAGGTGGAACTATCGCAATAAAACGCTCTAGGCCGAGTGGGGTAAAGTTAACTTGTTCAGAATAGTCAGGCTCAAAAACGATACCTATCTCGACGCGCCCTTCATGAACCATTTCTATCACTTGCTCATTAATCACATCATGAACGGTAATATTTATGCCTGGGTAGCACATGCGAAACGTTTTAAGTATCGGGGGGAGTACGTTAATAGCAAATGACGGCATGGCGGCGATAGAAACTTTACCACGCTGTAGAGTGAAGTGCTGACGCATCATTTCTTCTGCGTTATCCCAATCAGAAAGTAGTTGGCGTGATGCTTTCAGTAAAGTTTCACCTTCCGGTGTTAGCATCACTTTACGTGTCGTTCTCAGTAATAATGGCCCACCTAATGTTTCTTCTAATCCTTTAATTGTCAGGCTCAATGCTGGCTGTGACATATTTAAGCGTTCACTTGCATGGGCAAAATTCAAAGTGTGAGCTACCGCTGAAAATGCGCGTAGCTGTTTGATAGTCATCTTCATGAATAATCTCAGTAACCCTATGAATACATTTAGTTAACATTTATTTAATAAGAAAAACAAATGAATCGGTCACAAATTTAAAATTAACAAATCATTTTTGGTCATTAATGATGTCCGTAAAGACAACTGAAGGAGTCGATATATGGCTGGGCTTGATAAGCGTGTGACTACATATCAAGAAGCACTTGATGGTTTAACTGACAATATGGTGGTGTTAGCTGGCGGTTTTGGGTTATGCGGTATTCCTGAAAATTTGATTGCCGAAGTTCGCCGCCGTGGGGTGAAAGAGCTCACAGTTGTATCTAATAATTGTGGTGTTGATGGATTTGGCCTAGGTGTTCTGCTGGAAACATATCAAATACGTAAAATCATTGCTTCTTATGTAGGTGAAAACGATTTATTTGAGCAGCAGGTTCTTAATGGTGAACTTGAAGCAATACTGACCCCGCAAGGAACACTAGCAGAACAATTACGTGCTGGTGGTGCCGGTATTCCCGCTTTTTTCACAGCAACTGGCTATGGTACGCCAGTTGCTGAAGGAAAAGAGATCCGTGAGTTTGATGGTCGCCAATATATTATGGAAAAAGCAATTACCGGAGATTTTGCACTTGTAAAAGGGTGGAAAGCGGATTGGTATGGCAATGTGATTTATCGTAATACGGCACAAAATTTTAACCCTCTCATGGCAGCGGCTGGACGTATTACGGTCGTTGAAGTTGAAGAGATCGTGGCTCCTGGTGAATTGGATCCGGCCATGATCCACACTCCCGGTATTTTTGTTGATCGTCTAATTCAAGGGCAATTTGAAAAACGTATTGAACAGCAAACATTACGTCATGAAGGGGGAGTCTAAACATGCTAACACGTGAACAGATGGCAATGCGTATAGCTCGCGAATTGCAAGATGGTTATTACGTCAATTTAGGCATAGGTATTCCAACACTCGTTGCTAACTATATCCCTGATGGTATTGATGTGATGCTGCAATCTGAAAACGGCTTACTTGGTATTGGCGCCTTCCCAACCATAGAACAATTGGATCCCGACATGATTAATGCAGGGAAACAGACCATTACCGCACGTAAAGGTGCCGCGATTTTCGATTCAGCGCTCTCTTTTGCCATGATCCGAGGTGGTCATGTTGATTTAACCGTATTAGGGGCATTTGAAGTTGATACTAGTGGCAATATTGCCTCGTGGATGGTACCGGGGAAAATCGTTAAAGGTATGGGAGGCGCAATGGATTTGGTGGCTGGTGCTGAAAATATCATTGTTGTGATGACCCATACGGCGAAAGATGGAAAATCTAAATTACTTCCTGCTTGTACTCTGCCACTCACCGGAGCTGCTTGTATTCAACGCGTTCTTACTGACTTAGCTTTGCTTGATATTGCCGACGGGGCCTTTATTTTGCGTGAACGAGCACCAGGGGTAAGTATTGATGAAATAGCTCGCAAAACGGCAGGAAAGCTCATTATTCCAGATCACGTACCTGAAATGAAATTCGTTTAGTAAAGGAGAAGACAAATGCAAAATGTTGTTATTGTTGCGGCAACACGCACGCCTATTGGCGCTTTTCAAGGTGCACTGTCGTCCCTTTCAGCTGTTGAGCTTGGCGCTATCGTTATTCGTTCATTATTAGATAAAACCGCGATTGCTAAGAACGATGTTGATGAAGTCATATTTGGTCAAGTATTAACCACAGGATGTGGGCAAAACCCAGCTAGACAAGCGGCGTTAAAAGCAGGACTGTCAGTGAAGACCCCCGCTGTTACTATCAATTTAGTCTGTGGCTCAGGTCTGGAAGCGGTGAAGCAAGCGGCTCAAGCAATTCGTTGTGGTGATGCAGAGATCATTATTGCTGGCGGCCAAGAAAGTATGAGTAAGGCACCTTATTACCTTGATGGAGCGCGTTCTGGGTTACGACTTGGTCATCACACAATAAAAGATAGCTTAATACACGATGGTTTATGGGATGCCTTCAACGATTATCATATGGGCGTTACGGCTGAAAACCTTGCTGATAAATATACAATTACCCGTGAACAGCAAGACCAATTTGCGTTGAACTCACAGAAAAAAGCAATAACCGCAATGCAAATGGGCCGCTTTACTGAGGAAATCACCCCTGTCCATATTCCTCAAAAAGCAAAACCTCCACGAGTTGTTGATACTGATGAACAACCAAGGCCCAATATTCAGGCTGAAAAATTGGCACAGCTCTCTCCGGTATTTCGTCCTGTTGAGGGTTCGGTGACCGCAGGTAATGCCTCTTCTATTAATGATGGCGCTGCCGCGGTGATGCTCATGAGTGAAGCGAAAGCGAAAAGCCTTGGTTTACCCGTCTTGGCACGGATTGTTAGCTATGCTGTTGCAGGGATTGAACCAGCTATTATGGGGCTTGGCCCTGTTGATGCGGTCCAACGTTGCTTAGCCAAAACGGGATGGTCAATCGATCAGTTAGATCTGATTGAAGCGAATGAGGCTTTTGCAGCTCAAGCTCTCGCTGTTGGTGAAACATTAGGGTGGGACAGTAAAAAAGTTAATGTTAATGGCGGGGCTATTGCCTTGGGTCATCCTATAGGTGCATCAGGCTGCCGTATTTTGGTGACGTTAATTCATGAAATGGCGCGGCGTAATGTTGAAAAAGGGCTGGCGACACTGTGTATAGGGGGAGGTCAAGGTATTGCATTAGCGGTAGAACGACTACAAGGAGCCAATCATGCAACATATTAATATGAGTGTCATTGGTGCTGGGTTGATGGGAGTTGGTATTGCTGTCCATTTTGCAAGACATGGTCATCCTATTTGGTTGTACGACACGGATGAAGCAAGAATTGTGGAAGCGAAAGTCGTTGCTAGTACTATTCTTGATGAATTAATTGCCACGGAGCTGTTCTCACCAAATGATAAGCAGCAAGTTATTCAGCGATTATATGGAACGACTCGTTTAAAAGATATTGCCTCATCGAGTTTAGTCATTGAAGCAATCCCTGAAAGGTTAGAGTTAAAACATGCGTTGTATGCGCAGCTGGAACAATATATTTCAGCAGATGCGATTATTGCTAGCAATACTAGTGGTTTACTGCCTGATGATCTTGCGGCAGATCTCAATCATCCAGAACGTTTGCTCATCGCACATTTTTGGAATCCTCCTCATTTCATTCCTTTAGTGGAAATTGTGCCTAGTTCAGTGACTAAGCCTGAGTATCTTAGTGCCCTTCAACAACTGCTAGTGGCAATGCAATTAGAAGCTGTTGTGTTAGAACGCGCGGCACCAGGTTTTGTGGGTAACCGCTTACAGTTTGCTTTACTACGAGAAGCATTGCATATCGTTCATAGTGGCATCGCGAGCGTAGAAACTGTTGATCGTGTGATGAGAGCGTCATTAGGACGGCGCTATGCGATGGTAGGTCCACTTGAAGCTGCCGATATGACAGGGCTAACAACGGTATTAGATATTTGTCGTCATTTGTTGCCCGAACTGGCTTCGGGTAACGAAATGATGTCGTTGGTGAATGAAAAAATTCAGTCTGGGCATACCGGTTTACGTAGTGGGCAAGGTTTCTATCGCTGGGACGAGCCACGAAAAAACGATATTCAAAAACGCAGAGAGCATCAGTTACGTTTTGGCTTAACGCCATAATTTCTCTTTAACTTTCTATGTACTCTAAATAATTCGAGATGCAGTTAGTCGGTGGCTTGCATGAGTGTATTTATTCTATCTCAGTGCCGCGTGCCACCACTTGAAATATGACGAGTAGGTATAATAAGAAAACTGAGGTGTCATCATGAGTGTATTAATTGCACTAGCGGCGCTGTGTCTTCTAATGTTAGCGGCTTATCGTGGATACAGTGTTATTCTTTTTGCGCCTATAGCGGCGATGGGGGCGGTGTTATTGACTGACCCAAGTGCTGTAGCCCCAGCTTTTACAGGGCTATTCATGGAAAAAATGGTGGGGTTTGTTAAGCTGTACTTCCCAGTATTTTTACTTGGCGCCGTTTTTGGCAAACTAGTTGAGTTATCGGGATTTTCGCATTCAATTGTTGCTGCTGTCATTAAAATGATAGGAAAGCAGCATACCATTCCAGTCATAGTTATTGCGTGCGCTTTATTAACCTATGGTGGTGTCTCTTTATTTGTCGTTGTTTTTGCTATTTATCCATTTGCAGCTGAGTTATTTAGGCAAAGTCATATTCCAAAACGTTTGATCCCTGCGACAATCGCGTTAGGGGCATTTTCTTTCACAATGGATGCTTTGCCTGGCACACCACAAATTCAAAACATCATACCGACCAGTTTTTTCGGTACAACCACTTGGGCAGCACCTTGGCTAGGGCTGATCGGTTCAGTATTTATTATTGTACTTGGATTGACTTACTTAGAGCGTCAAAGACGTAAAGCTAAAATTAAAAATGAAGGCTATGGCGTTCAATTACGTAATGAGCCAGAAAAGCCTGAAAATATTGAATTACCAAATCCAATTATTGCCATTGCACCGCTGTTTTTAGTTGGTATTTTAAATTTAGTGTTTACGTATTTTATTCCTAAATGGTACGGAGCTGAGAATGAATTAATGTTGCCCGGTCTCTCTGCACCCATTATGACCAATTTAAGTAAGATCACGGCTATTTGGGCCGTTGAAGCAGCTCTACTTGCGGGTATCTTATTAGTGATTATTTTAGGTTATCGTAATATACGTGGGCGGCTGGCGGAAGGGAGTCGTAATGCGGTTAGCGGTGCGATCCTTGCCGCAATGAATACGGCTTCAGAGTATGGTTTCGGTGCTGTGATTGCCGCATTACCGGGTTTTTTAGTACTTTCAAAAGCACTGTCGGCTATTCCAAACCCGTTATTGAATGAAGCGATTAGTATTACAACGCTAGCGGGGATAACGGGTTCTGCATCGGGTGGCATGAGTATCGCATTAGCGGCGATGGCTGATAATTTTATTGCAGCAGCCCACGCAGCGAATATTCCTCTTGAAGTTTTTCATCGCGTTGCATCAATGGCGAGTGGTGGAATGGATACACTTCCTCATAACGGAGCGGTGATCACATTACTTGCGATAACGGGTTTGAGTCATAGGGAAGCCTATGGCGGGATCTTCGCGATTACTATCATAAAAAGCCTAGCAGTATTCTTTATTATTGGTGTTTTTTATATGACGGGTAT
This portion of the Providencia manganoxydans genome encodes:
- a CDS encoding fimbrial protein, whose product is MKLNKYMSVLAAAMLTTSFASLADTNVGTVTFKGEVRDTPCNLDAGQGGTATVVDFGQLSLSQLNDGDSKYKNFDLNLKGCSLTSIDNSDPQNPVTVTKTATITFDGVSKIAGQNLLATTGSAANVAVGIKDITFGTPANLNLRDGDNTLTYSAFVKKAGAAAVTAGDFTTISTFEIAYQ
- a CDS encoding helix-turn-helix domain-containing protein, with translation MVNSNKDFFIKNLNLEIGGFIRKVRVENGLTGAQLGKLVGVSQQQISRYERGSNEISLSYFIFILSMMDVQFSDFASYSSFFNETNSIVMI
- a CDS encoding LysR family transcriptional regulator — encoded protein: MKMTIKQLRAFSAVAHTLNFAHASERLNMSQPALSLTIKGLEETLGGPLLLRTTRKVMLTPEGETLLKASRQLLSDWDNAEEMMRQHFTLQRGKVSIAAMPSFAINVLPPILKTFRMCYPGINITVHDVINEQVIEMVHEGRVEIGIVFEPDYSEQVNFTPLGLERFIAIVPPDCHLANRDHVSWRELLNLEFITLQSPSSVRLMIEEELKQHGLPLRVSFESHQLVTVGKLVANGLGVSAVPALCRTQMSALGAVCLELSQPVVERRVGLLYSAHNQFSSAAQALVNTLKNSYNQQHPDTHIL
- a CDS encoding CoA transferase subunit A, encoding MAGLDKRVTTYQEALDGLTDNMVVLAGGFGLCGIPENLIAEVRRRGVKELTVVSNNCGVDGFGLGVLLETYQIRKIIASYVGENDLFEQQVLNGELEAILTPQGTLAEQLRAGGAGIPAFFTATGYGTPVAEGKEIREFDGRQYIMEKAITGDFALVKGWKADWYGNVIYRNTAQNFNPLMAAAGRITVVEVEEIVAPGELDPAMIHTPGIFVDRLIQGQFEKRIEQQTLRHEGGV
- a CDS encoding 3-oxoacid CoA-transferase subunit B produces the protein MLTREQMAMRIARELQDGYYVNLGIGIPTLVANYIPDGIDVMLQSENGLLGIGAFPTIEQLDPDMINAGKQTITARKGAAIFDSALSFAMIRGGHVDLTVLGAFEVDTSGNIASWMVPGKIVKGMGGAMDLVAGAENIIVVMTHTAKDGKSKLLPACTLPLTGAACIQRVLTDLALLDIADGAFILRERAPGVSIDEIARKTAGKLIIPDHVPEMKFV
- a CDS encoding acetyl-CoA C-acetyltransferase; this encodes MQNVVIVAATRTPIGAFQGALSSLSAVELGAIVIRSLLDKTAIAKNDVDEVIFGQVLTTGCGQNPARQAALKAGLSVKTPAVTINLVCGSGLEAVKQAAQAIRCGDAEIIIAGGQESMSKAPYYLDGARSGLRLGHHTIKDSLIHDGLWDAFNDYHMGVTAENLADKYTITREQQDQFALNSQKKAITAMQMGRFTEEITPVHIPQKAKPPRVVDTDEQPRPNIQAEKLAQLSPVFRPVEGSVTAGNASSINDGAAAVMLMSEAKAKSLGLPVLARIVSYAVAGIEPAIMGLGPVDAVQRCLAKTGWSIDQLDLIEANEAFAAQALAVGETLGWDSKKVNVNGGAIALGHPIGASGCRILVTLIHEMARRNVEKGLATLCIGGGQGIALAVERLQGANHATY
- a CDS encoding 3-hydroxyacyl-CoA dehydrogenase family protein; its protein translation is MQHINMSVIGAGLMGVGIAVHFARHGHPIWLYDTDEARIVEAKVVASTILDELIATELFSPNDKQQVIQRLYGTTRLKDIASSSLVIEAIPERLELKHALYAQLEQYISADAIIASNTSGLLPDDLAADLNHPERLLIAHFWNPPHFIPLVEIVPSSVTKPEYLSALQQLLVAMQLEAVVLERAAPGFVGNRLQFALLREALHIVHSGIASVETVDRVMRASLGRRYAMVGPLEAADMTGLTTVLDICRHLLPELASGNEMMSLVNEKIQSGHTGLRSGQGFYRWDEPRKNDIQKRREHQLRFGLTP
- a CDS encoding GntP family permease, producing the protein MMSVLIALAALCLLMLAAYRGYSVILFAPIAAMGAVLLTDPSAVAPAFTGLFMEKMVGFVKLYFPVFLLGAVFGKLVELSGFSHSIVAAVIKMIGKQHTIPVIVIACALLTYGGVSLFVVVFAIYPFAAELFRQSHIPKRLIPATIALGAFSFTMDALPGTPQIQNIIPTSFFGTTTWAAPWLGLIGSVFIIVLGLTYLERQRRKAKIKNEGYGVQLRNEPEKPENIELPNPIIAIAPLFLVGILNLVFTYFIPKWYGAENELMLPGLSAPIMTNLSKITAIWAVEAALLAGILLVIILGYRNIRGRLAEGSRNAVSGAILAAMNTASEYGFGAVIAALPGFLVLSKALSAIPNPLLNEAISITTLAGITGSASGGMSIALAAMADNFIAAAHAANIPLEVFHRVASMASGGMDTLPHNGAVITLLAITGLSHREAYGGIFAITIIKSLAVFFIIGVFYMTGIV